From a single Clupea harengus chromosome 24, Ch_v2.0.2, whole genome shotgun sequence genomic region:
- the LOC116219270 gene encoding histone H2A-like, with protein sequence MSGRGKTGGKARAKAKTRSSRAGLQFPVGRVHRLLRKGNYAHRVGAGAPVYMAAVLEYLTAEILELAGNAARDNKKSRIIPRHLQLAVRNDEELNKLLGGVTIAQGGVLPNIQAVLLPKKTEKSK encoded by the coding sequence ATGAGCGGCAGAGGCAAAACCGGAGGAAAGGCCAGGGCTAAGGCCAAGACTCGCTCATCCAGGGCCGGACTCCAGTTCCCCGTGGGTCGTGTTCACAGGCTGCTCCGCAAGGGCAATTATGCCCATCGTGTTGGAGCTGGTGCCCCAGTCTACATGGCTGCTGTGCTCGAGTATCTGACTGCTGAGATCCTCGAGTTGGCCGGCAACGCTGCCCGTGACAACAAGAAGAGTCGTATCATTCCCCGCCATCTGCAGCTGGCTGTGCGCAACGACGAGGAGTTGAACAAGCTGCTCGGCGGAGTGACCATCGCTCAGGGTGGTGTGCTGCCCAATATCCAGGCTGTGCTCCTGCCCAAGAAGACCGAGAAGTCCAAGTAA
- the LOC105895810 gene encoding histone H2A-like has translation MSGRGKTGGKARAKAKTRSSRAGLQFPVGRVHRLLRKGNYAHRVGAGAPVYMAAVLEYLTAEILELAGNAARDNKKSRIIPRHLQLAVRNDEELNKLLGGVTIAQGGVLPNIQAVLLPKKTEKSK, from the coding sequence ATGAGCGGCAGAGGCAAAACCGGAGGAAAGGCTAGAGCTAAGGCCAAGACTCGCTCTTCCAGGGCTGGACTCCAGTTCCCCGTGGGCCGTGTTCACAGGCTGCTCCGCAAAGGGAACTATGCCCATCGTGTTGGAGCTGGTGCCCCAGTCTACATGGCTGCTGTGCTCGAGTATCTGACTGCTGAGATCCTCGAGTTGGCCGGCAACGCTGCCCGTGACAACAAGAAGAGTCGCATCATTCCCCGCCATCTGCAGCTGGCTGTGCGCAACGACGAGGAGTTGAACAAGCTGCTCGGCGGAGTGACCATCGCTCAGGGTGGTGTGCTGCCCAACATCCAGGCTGTGCTCCTGCCCAAGAAGACCGAGAAGTCCAAGTAA
- the LOC116219260 gene encoding histone H1-like, which yields MAEVAPAAAPAKSPKKKAPRPKKTGPSVGELIVKSITASKEKKGVSLAALKKALAAGGYDVEKNNARVKVGIKSLVAKGTLVQTKGTGASGSFKLNKQAEVKKPAKKAPVKAKKPAAKKPAVAKKAKKTVAKKPAAVAKKSPKKAKKPATPKKATKSPKKAKKPAAPKKAAKSPKKAKAAKPKVAKPKATKAKKAAPKKK from the coding sequence ATGGCTGAAGTTGCCCCAGCTGCCGCGCCTGCTAAGTCTCCCAAGAAGAAGGCACCACGGCCCAAGAAAACCGGACCTAGTGTGGGCGAGCTCATTGTCAAATCCATCACTGCATccaaggagaagaagggagttTCTCTGGCTGCCCTGAAGAAGGCTTTGGCTGCAGGTGGATACGATGTGGAAAAGAACAACGCTCGTGTCAAGGTGGGCATCAAGAGTCTCGTCGCAAAGGGTACACTGGTTCAGACTAAAGGAACTGGCGCGTCCGGCTCCTTCAAGCTGAACAAACAGGCAGAGGTTAAGAAGCCTGCGAAGAAGGCTCCCGTCAAAGCCAAGAAGCCGGCAGCAAAGAAGCCCGCTGTAGCAAAGAAGGCCAAGAAGACAGTGGCGAAGAAGCCCGCAGCTGTTGCAAAGAAGTCTCCGAAGAAAGCCAAGAAACCCGCTACGCCTAAGAAGGCAACGAAGAGCCCCAAGAAGGCCAAAAAGCCTGCCGCACCCAAGAAGGCAGCTAAGAGCCCCAAGAAAGCTAAAGCAGCGAAACCCAAGGTGGCCAAGCCTAAAGCCACCAAAGCGAAAAAGGCTGCCCCAAAAAAGAAGTAA
- the LOC105892751 gene encoding histone H3, with amino-acid sequence MARTKQTARKSTGGKAPRKQLATKAARKSAPATGGVKKPHRYRPGTVALREIRRYQKSTELLIRKLPFQRLVREIAQDFKTDLRFQSSAVMALQEASEAYLVGLFEDTNLCAIHAKRVTIMPKDIQLARRIRGERA; translated from the coding sequence ATGGCAAGAACTAAGCAAACCGCCCGTAAATCTACCGGAGGAAAGGCTCCGCGAAAGCAGCTCGCCACCAAGGCCGCTCGCAAAAGCGCACCAGCGACCGGAGGAGTGAAGAAACCTCATCGTTACAGGCCCGGCACAGTGGCTCTGAGAGAGATCCGTCGCTACCAGAAGTCCACTGAGCTGCTGATCCGCAAGCTGCCTTTCCAGCGTCTGGTCAGAGAGATCGCTCAGGACTTCAAGACCGATCTGCGCTTCCAGAGCTCTGCCGTCATGGCTCTTCAGGAGGCCAGCGAGGCTTACCTGGTTGGTCTGTTTGAGGACACCAACCTGTGCGCTATCCACGCCAAGAGAGTCACCATCATGCCCAAGGACATCCAGCTGGCCCGTCGCATCCGCGGGGAGCGTGCTTAA
- the LOC116219276 gene encoding histone H2B 1/2-like, which produces MPEPAKPAPRKGSKKAVTKTTAKGGKKRRKTRKESYAIYVYKVLKQVHPDTGISSKAMGIMNSFVNDIFERIAVESSRLAHYNKRSTITSREIQTAVRLLLPGELAKHAVSEGTKAVTKYTSSK; this is translated from the coding sequence ATGCCTGAGCCAGCAAAGCCCGCCCCGAGGAAGGGATCCAAGAAAGCCGTCACAAAGACCACCGCTAAAGGAGGCAAGAAGCGCAGAAAGACCAGGAAGGAGAGCTATGCCATCTACGTGTACAAAGTGCTGAAGCAGGTCCACCCCGATACCGGTATCTCCTCCAAGGCGATGGGCATCATGAACTCTTTCGTGAATGATATCTTCGAGCGTATCGCTGTGGAGTCTTCCCGCCTGGCTCACTACAACAAGCGttccaccatcacctccaggGAGATCCAGACTGCAGTACGTCTGCTTCTGCCCGGTGAACTGGCCAAGCACGCCGTGTCTGAGGGAACCAAGGCCGTCACCAAATACACCAGTTCCAAGTAA
- the LOC105897113 gene encoding histone H2A-like, translating to MSGRGKTGGKARAKAKTRSSRAGLQFPVGRVHRLLRKGNYAHRVGAGAPVYMAAVLEYLTAEILELAGNAARDNKKSRIIPRHLQLAVRNDEELNKLLGGVTIAQGGVLPNIQAVLLPKKTEKSK from the coding sequence ATGAGCGGCAGAGGCAAAACCGGAGGAAAGGCGAGGGCTAAGGCCAAGACTCGCTCATCCAGGGCTGGACTCCAGTTCCCCGTGGGCCGTGTTCATAGGCTGCTCCGCAAAGGCAACTATGCCCATCGTGTTGGAGCTGGAGCTCCGGTCTACATGGCCGCCGTGCTCGAGTATCTGACTGCTGAGATCCTTGAGTTGGCCGGCAACGCTGCCCGTGACAACAAGAAGAGTCGTATCATTCCCCGCCATCTGCAGCTGGCTGTGCGCAACGACGAGGAGTTGAACAAGCTGCTCGGCGGAGTGACCATCGCTCAGGGTGGTGTGCTGCCCAATATCCAGGCTGTGCTTCTGCCCAAGAAGACCGAGAAGTCCAAGTAA
- the LOC116219266 gene encoding histone H3, which produces MARTKQTARKSTGGKAPRKQLATKAARKSAPATGGVKKPHRYRPGTVALREIRRYQKSTELLIRKLPFQRLVREIAQDFKTDLRFQSSAVMALQEASEAYLVGLFEDTNLCAIHAKRVTIMPKDIQLARRIRGERA; this is translated from the coding sequence ATGGCAAGAACAAAGCAAACTGCTCGCAAATCCACCGGAGGTAAAGCTCCGAGGAAGCAGCTCGCCACCAAGGCTGCGCGTAAAAGCGCACCAGCTACCGgtggcgtgaagaagcctcatCGTTACAGGCCCGGTACCGTGGCTCTGAGAGAGATCCGTCGTTACCAGAAGTCCACTGAGCTGCTGATCCGCAAGCTGCCCTTCCAGCGTCTGGTCAGAGAGATCGCTCAGGACTTCAAGACCGACCTGCGCTTCCAGAGTTCTGCCGTCATGGCTCTTCAGGAGGCCAGTGAGGCTTACCTGGTCGGTCTGTTCGAGGACACCAACCTGTGCGCCATCCACGCCAAGAGAGTCACCATCATGCCCAAGGACATCCAGCTGGCCCGTCGCATCCGTGGGGAGCGTGCTTAA
- the LOC105907749 gene encoding histone H2B 1/2-like — MVEPAKPAPKKGSKKAVTKAPGKGGKKRRKTRKESYAIYVYKVLKQVHPDTGISSKAMGIMNSFVNDIFERIAGESSRLAHYNKRSTITSREIQTAVRLLLPGELAKHAVSEGTKAVTKYTSSK; from the coding sequence ATGGTTGAGCCAGCAAAGCCAGCACCCAAGAAGGGATCCAAGAAAGCAGTGACAAAAGCTCCAGGGAAAGGAGGCAAGAAGCGCCGAAAGACCAGGAAGGAGAGCTATGCCATCTACGTGTACAAGGTGCTAAAGCAGGTCCACCCCGATACCGGTATCTCCTCCAAGGCGATGGGCATCATGAACTCTTTCGTGAATGACATCTTCGAGCGCATCGCTGGGGAGTCTTCCCGCCTGGCTCACTACAACAAGCGttccaccatcacctccaggGAGATCCAGACCGCAGTGCGTCTGCTTCTGCCCGGCGAGCTGGCCAAGCACGCTGTGTCTGAGGGAACCAAGGCCGTCACCAAATACACCAGTTCCAAGTAG
- the LOC116219238 gene encoding zona pellucida sperm-binding protein 3-like isoform X2, translated as MWKCLGLLRCAFTAVFLMPFFVSAYPREWQLASLPQKGTPSSHPSPSKHQVTKDETERRPETETVRVTCHPDYMEIDIDADLLELGFPVDVDDVRLGKSEQPGEACKAVHTEPEKYMIAAALTDCGTEHSITEDYLIYSNTLEYAPSPSPDGVVRTQAASFPVQCYYRRKFDLSSFPVMPTWIPFMSTRADEGQLDFSLQLMTDDWAFKRASNQYHLGDVINIEASIKQFSHNPMRVFVDHCVATLTPDASSVPRYAFIEHDGCMMDSFLTGSTSRFIPRVQHDKLHIQLDAFRFYKEERAELYITCLLRVKPVGAEPMSRACSFIDNRWQSADDEDRLCDGCVSMGGPAQSVPSNQQSSSTFQSSAARHKKNSPTFQSSAAGHHGSSEVSSQRGQLKPRSGASSGSNLVESSKGWEKEERIGPIVVLKKNKRPLSAPDAIQGPPPVLAETEMAAPAKLGPKGYAPVTNNGLPKEFKPVDEDLPKSPDAKAQTQKSSAAISVDAITDAPVTKVTSLPAEGASTTPAALKATPEFEFKGLAKDDTMADPKLDFAMVSSTEALELSSDEEEDDL; from the exons ATGTGGAAGTGCTTAGGTTTGTTACGGTGTGCATTCACCGCCGTCTTTTTGATGCCGTTTTTCGTGTCGGCTTATCCGCGAGAATGGCAGTTGGCTTCCTTGCCTCAGAAAGGCACACCATCTTCGCACCCATCTCCTAGCAAACACCAGGTGACCAAGGACGAGACTGAACGTCGACCGGAAACCGAAACTGTAAGGGTAACGTGCCACCCTGACTACATGGAGATTGATATTGACGCTGATCTGCTGGAATTGGGCTTCCCGGTTGACGTAGATGACGTAAGACTGGGCAAGAGCGAGCAGCCCGGCGAGGCTTGCAAGGCCGTTCACACAGAGCCTGAGAAATACATGATCGCTGCAGCACTAACTGACTGCGGCACGGAGCACTCG ATCACAGAAGACTACCtgatctacagcaatacccttgAGTACGCTCCTAGCCCCTCCCCTGACGGCGTGGTCCGAACACAAGCGGCGTCCTTTCCCGTTCAGTGCTACTACAGGag GAAATTTGACCTGAGCAGCTTTCCTGTGATGCCCACCTGGATCCCCTTCATGTCTACTCGTGCCGACGAGGGCCAACTCGACTTCTCACTCCAACTCATGACTG ATGACTGGGCGTTTAAAAGGGCATCTAATCAATACCACCTGGGTGACGTCATCAACATTGAGGCTTCAATCAAGCAGTTCAGCCACAACCCCATGCGGGTGTTTGTGGACCACTGTGTTGCTACGTTGACCCCTGACGCCAGTTCCGTTCCCCGATACGCCTTCATTGAGCACGATGG CTGTATGATGGACAGCTTCCTGACGGGCTCCACATCCAGGTTCATTCCCCGTGTCCAGCATGACAAGCTCCACATCCAGTTGGATGCTTTCAGGTTTTACAAAGAGGAGCGTGCTGAG CTGTACATCACCTGTCTGTTGAGGGTGAAGCCTGTTGGGGCGGAGCCTATGAGTCGTGCATGCTCCTTCATCGACAACAG atggcagtctgcAGATGATGAGGACAGGCTCTGTGATGGCTGTGTCTCAATGGGTGGACCTGCCCAGTCTGTTCCATCCAATCAGCAAAGCTCCTCAACGTTCCAGAGTTCTGCTGCTCGTCATAAGAAAAACTCCCCAACGTTCCAGAGTTCTGCTGCTGGTCACCATGGAAGCTCGGAAGTCTCCTCCCAACGTGGACAGCTCAAACCCAGGTCTGGGGCTTCATCGGGGAGTAACCTGGTAGAGTCCAGTAAAG GTtgggaaaaagaggaaagaattGGTCCGATCGTTGTGCTCAAGAAGAACAAGAGGCCACTGTCAGCCCCTGATGCAATTCAAGGCCCTCCACCAGTCTTGGCAG AAACTGAGATGGCCGCCCCTGCCAAACTAGGACCAAAAGGGTATGCTCCTGTGACCAACAACGGACTCCCTAAGGAATTCAAGCCAG TTGATGAGGATTTGCCCAAAAGCCCAGACGCAAAAGCCCAGACGCAGAAATCTTCAGCAGCCATTAGTGTAGATGCTATCACCGACGCCCCGGTGACCAAGGTGACCTCCCTGCCAGCAGAGGGTGCCAGCACCACTCCTGCTGCACTGAAGGCCACTCCTGAGTTTGAATTCAAGGGTCTGGCAAAGGATGACACAATGGCTGACCCGAAGCTTGACTTTGCCATGGTTTCATCCACAGAGGCTCTGGAATTGTCaagtgatgaagaggaagatgaccTCTAG
- the LOC116219238 gene encoding zona pellucida sperm-binding protein 3-like isoform X3, with amino-acid sequence MWKCLGLLRCAFTAVFLMPFFVSAYPREWQLASLPQKGTPSSHPSPSKHQVTKDETERRPETETVRVTCHPDYMEIDIDADLLELGFPVDVDDVRLGKSEQPGEACKAVHTEPEKYMIAAALTDCGTEHSITEDYLIYSNTLEYAPSPSPDGVVRTQAASFPVQCYYRRKFDLSSFPVMPTWIPFMSTRADEGQLDFSLQLMTDDWAFKRASNQYHLGDVINIEASIKQFSHNPMRVFVDHCVATLTPDASSVPRYAFIEHDGCMMDSFLTGSTSRFIPRVQHDKLHIQLDAFRFYKEERAELYITCLLRVKPVGAEPMSRACSFIDNRWQSADDEDRLCDGCVSMGGPAQSVPSNQQSSSTFQSSAARHHGSSEVSSQRGQLKPRSGASSGSNLVESSKGWEKEERIGPIVVLKKNKRPLSAPDAIQGPPPVLAGELSSRLLLGETEMAAPAKLGPKGYAPVTNNGLPKEFKPVDEDLPKSPDAKAQTQKSSAAISVDAITDAPVTKVTSLPAEGASTTPAALKATPEFEFKGLAKDDTMADPKLDFAMVSSTEALELSSDEEEDDL; translated from the exons ATGTGGAAGTGCTTAGGTTTGTTACGGTGTGCATTCACCGCCGTCTTTTTGATGCCGTTTTTCGTGTCGGCTTATCCGCGAGAATGGCAGTTGGCTTCCTTGCCTCAGAAAGGCACACCATCTTCGCACCCATCTCCTAGCAAACACCAGGTGACCAAGGACGAGACTGAACGTCGACCGGAAACCGAAACTGTAAGGGTAACGTGCCACCCTGACTACATGGAGATTGATATTGACGCTGATCTGCTGGAATTGGGCTTCCCGGTTGACGTAGATGACGTAAGACTGGGCAAGAGCGAGCAGCCCGGCGAGGCTTGCAAGGCCGTTCACACAGAGCCTGAGAAATACATGATCGCTGCAGCACTAACTGACTGCGGCACGGAGCACTCG ATCACAGAAGACTACCtgatctacagcaatacccttgAGTACGCTCCTAGCCCCTCCCCTGACGGCGTGGTCCGAACACAAGCGGCGTCCTTTCCCGTTCAGTGCTACTACAGGag GAAATTTGACCTGAGCAGCTTTCCTGTGATGCCCACCTGGATCCCCTTCATGTCTACTCGTGCCGACGAGGGCCAACTCGACTTCTCACTCCAACTCATGACTG ATGACTGGGCGTTTAAAAGGGCATCTAATCAATACCACCTGGGTGACGTCATCAACATTGAGGCTTCAATCAAGCAGTTCAGCCACAACCCCATGCGGGTGTTTGTGGACCACTGTGTTGCTACGTTGACCCCTGACGCCAGTTCCGTTCCCCGATACGCCTTCATTGAGCACGATGG CTGTATGATGGACAGCTTCCTGACGGGCTCCACATCCAGGTTCATTCCCCGTGTCCAGCATGACAAGCTCCACATCCAGTTGGATGCTTTCAGGTTTTACAAAGAGGAGCGTGCTGAG CTGTACATCACCTGTCTGTTGAGGGTGAAGCCTGTTGGGGCGGAGCCTATGAGTCGTGCATGCTCCTTCATCGACAACAG atggcagtctgcAGATGATGAGGACAGGCTCTGTGATGGCTGTGTCTCAATGGGTGGACCTGCCCAGTCTGTTCCATCCAATCAGCAAAGCTCCTCAACGTTCCAGAGTTCTGCTGCTC GTCACCATGGAAGCTCGGAAGTCTCCTCCCAACGTGGACAGCTCAAACCCAGGTCTGGGGCTTCATCGGGGAGTAACCTGGTAGAGTCCAGTAAAG GTtgggaaaaagaggaaagaattGGTCCGATCGTTGTGCTCAAGAAGAACAAGAGGCCACTGTCAGCCCCTGATGCAATTCAAGGCCCTCCACCAGTCTTGGCAGGTGAGCTGAGCTCCAGACTGCTTCTGGGAG AAACTGAGATGGCCGCCCCTGCCAAACTAGGACCAAAAGGGTATGCTCCTGTGACCAACAACGGACTCCCTAAGGAATTCAAGCCAG TTGATGAGGATTTGCCCAAAAGCCCAGACGCAAAAGCCCAGACGCAGAAATCTTCAGCAGCCATTAGTGTAGATGCTATCACCGACGCCCCGGTGACCAAGGTGACCTCCCTGCCAGCAGAGGGTGCCAGCACCACTCCTGCTGCACTGAAGGCCACTCCTGAGTTTGAATTCAAGGGTCTGGCAAAGGATGACACAATGGCTGACCCGAAGCTTGACTTTGCCATGGTTTCATCCACAGAGGCTCTGGAATTGTCaagtgatgaagaggaagatgaccTCTAG
- the LOC116219238 gene encoding zona pellucida sperm-binding protein 3-like isoform X1 codes for MWKCLGLLRCAFTAVFLMPFFVSAYPREWQLASLPQKGTPSSHPSPSKHQVTKDETERRPETETVRVTCHPDYMEIDIDADLLELGFPVDVDDVRLGKSEQPGEACKAVHTEPEKYMIAAALTDCGTEHSITEDYLIYSNTLEYAPSPSPDGVVRTQAASFPVQCYYRRKFDLSSFPVMPTWIPFMSTRADEGQLDFSLQLMTDDWAFKRASNQYHLGDVINIEASIKQFSHNPMRVFVDHCVATLTPDASSVPRYAFIEHDGCMMDSFLTGSTSRFIPRVQHDKLHIQLDAFRFYKEERAELYITCLLRVKPVGAEPMSRACSFIDNRWQSADDEDRLCDGCVSMGGPAQSVPSNQQSSSTFQSSAARHKKNSPTFQSSAAGHHGSSEVSSQRGQLKPRSGASSGSNLVESSKGWEKEERIGPIVVLKKNKRPLSAPDAIQGPPPVLAGELSSRLLLGETEMAAPAKLGPKGYAPVTNNGLPKEFKPVDEDLPKSPDAKAQTQKSSAAISVDAITDAPVTKVTSLPAEGASTTPAALKATPEFEFKGLAKDDTMADPKLDFAMVSSTEALELSSDEEEDDL; via the exons ATGTGGAAGTGCTTAGGTTTGTTACGGTGTGCATTCACCGCCGTCTTTTTGATGCCGTTTTTCGTGTCGGCTTATCCGCGAGAATGGCAGTTGGCTTCCTTGCCTCAGAAAGGCACACCATCTTCGCACCCATCTCCTAGCAAACACCAGGTGACCAAGGACGAGACTGAACGTCGACCGGAAACCGAAACTGTAAGGGTAACGTGCCACCCTGACTACATGGAGATTGATATTGACGCTGATCTGCTGGAATTGGGCTTCCCGGTTGACGTAGATGACGTAAGACTGGGCAAGAGCGAGCAGCCCGGCGAGGCTTGCAAGGCCGTTCACACAGAGCCTGAGAAATACATGATCGCTGCAGCACTAACTGACTGCGGCACGGAGCACTCG ATCACAGAAGACTACCtgatctacagcaatacccttgAGTACGCTCCTAGCCCCTCCCCTGACGGCGTGGTCCGAACACAAGCGGCGTCCTTTCCCGTTCAGTGCTACTACAGGag GAAATTTGACCTGAGCAGCTTTCCTGTGATGCCCACCTGGATCCCCTTCATGTCTACTCGTGCCGACGAGGGCCAACTCGACTTCTCACTCCAACTCATGACTG ATGACTGGGCGTTTAAAAGGGCATCTAATCAATACCACCTGGGTGACGTCATCAACATTGAGGCTTCAATCAAGCAGTTCAGCCACAACCCCATGCGGGTGTTTGTGGACCACTGTGTTGCTACGTTGACCCCTGACGCCAGTTCCGTTCCCCGATACGCCTTCATTGAGCACGATGG CTGTATGATGGACAGCTTCCTGACGGGCTCCACATCCAGGTTCATTCCCCGTGTCCAGCATGACAAGCTCCACATCCAGTTGGATGCTTTCAGGTTTTACAAAGAGGAGCGTGCTGAG CTGTACATCACCTGTCTGTTGAGGGTGAAGCCTGTTGGGGCGGAGCCTATGAGTCGTGCATGCTCCTTCATCGACAACAG atggcagtctgcAGATGATGAGGACAGGCTCTGTGATGGCTGTGTCTCAATGGGTGGACCTGCCCAGTCTGTTCCATCCAATCAGCAAAGCTCCTCAACGTTCCAGAGTTCTGCTGCTCGTCATAAGAAAAACTCCCCAACGTTCCAGAGTTCTGCTGCTGGTCACCATGGAAGCTCGGAAGTCTCCTCCCAACGTGGACAGCTCAAACCCAGGTCTGGGGCTTCATCGGGGAGTAACCTGGTAGAGTCCAGTAAAG GTtgggaaaaagaggaaagaattGGTCCGATCGTTGTGCTCAAGAAGAACAAGAGGCCACTGTCAGCCCCTGATGCAATTCAAGGCCCTCCACCAGTCTTGGCAGGTGAGCTGAGCTCCAGACTGCTTCTGGGAG AAACTGAGATGGCCGCCCCTGCCAAACTAGGACCAAAAGGGTATGCTCCTGTGACCAACAACGGACTCCCTAAGGAATTCAAGCCAG TTGATGAGGATTTGCCCAAAAGCCCAGACGCAAAAGCCCAGACGCAGAAATCTTCAGCAGCCATTAGTGTAGATGCTATCACCGACGCCCCGGTGACCAAGGTGACCTCCCTGCCAGCAGAGGGTGCCAGCACCACTCCTGCTGCACTGAAGGCCACTCCTGAGTTTGAATTCAAGGGTCTGGCAAAGGATGACACAATGGCTGACCCGAAGCTTGACTTTGCCATGGTTTCATCCACAGAGGCTCTGGAATTGTCaagtgatgaagaggaagatgaccTCTAG
- the LOC116219258 gene encoding histone H1-like: protein MAEAAPVPAAAPAKAPKKKAAPRPKSTGPSVGELIVKAISASKEKKGVSLSALKKALAAGGYDVEKNNARVKVAIKSLVTKETLVQIKGTGASGSFKLNKKQAEEKKKPVKKVAPKAKKPAAKKPVAAKKAVAKKPVAAKKSPKKAKKPATPKKATKSPKKAKKPVTPKKAAKSPKKVKAAKPKAATPKAAKPKAATPKAAKPKRAASKKK from the coding sequence ATGGCAGAAGCTGCTCCAGTCCCCGCTGCTGCCCCTGCAAAGGCCCCCAAGAAGAAAGCAGCACCCAGACCCAAGAGTACTGGACCGAGTGTTGGAGAACTCATCGTCAAAGCTATTTCTGCATctaaagagaagaaaggagtttCTTTGAGTGCGCTGAAGAAGGCTTTGGCGGCTGGTGGTTACGACGTGGAGAAGAACAACGCTCGTGTGAAGGTGGCCATCAAGAGTCTTGTTACTAAGGAAACGCTGGTTCAGATTAAAGGAACTGGCGCCTCCGGCTCCTTCAAGCTGAACAAGAAAcaggcagaggagaagaagaagcccGTTAAGAAGGTAGCACCTAAAGCTAAGAAGCCAGCAGCTAAGAAACCGGTTGCAGCAAAGAAGGCAGTGGCTAAGAAGCCGGTGGCCGCAAAGAAGTCTCCGAAGAAGGCGAAGAAACCCGCCACACCTAAGAAGGCAACAAAGAGTCCCAAGAAGGCCAAAAAGCCCGTAACACCTAAGAAGGCAGCAAAAAGCCCCAAGAAAGTCAAGGCAGCCAAGCCTAAGGCAGCAACGCCTAAAGCTGCTAAACCCAAGGCGGCAACCCCTAAAGCTGCTAAACCTAAAAGGGCTGCTTCTAAGAAGAAGTAA
- the LOC105899862 gene encoding histone H2A-like — MSGRGKTGGKARAKAKTRSSRAGLQFPVGRVHRLLRKGNYAHRVGAGAPVYMAAVLEYLTAEILELAGNAARDNKKSRIIPRHLQLAVRNDEELNKLLGGVTIAQGGVLPNIQAVLLPKKTEKSK, encoded by the coding sequence ATGAGCGGCAGAGGCAAAACCGGAGGAAAGGCCAGGGCTAAGGCCAAGACTCGCTCATCCAGGGCCGGACTCCAGTTCCCCGTGGGTCGTGTTCACAGGCTGCTCCGCAAGGGCAACTATGCCCATCGTGTTGGAGCTGGTGCTCCGGTCTACATGGCCGCCGTGCTCGAGTATCTGACCGCTGAGATCCTCGAGTTGGCCGGCAACGCTGCTCGTGACAACAAGAAGAGTCGTATCATTCCCCGCCATCTTCAGCTGGCTGTGCGCAACGACGAGGAGTTGAACAAACTGCTCGGCGGAGTGACCATCGCTCAGGGTGGTGTGCTGCCCAACATCCAGGCTGTGCTCCTGCCCAAGAAGACCGAGAAATCCAAGTAA
- the LOC116219264 gene encoding histone H3 has product MARTKQTARKSTGGKAPRKQLATKAARKSAPATGGVKKPHRYRPGTVALREIRRYQKSTELLIRKLPFQRLVREIAQDFKTDLRFQSSAVMALQEASEAYLVGLFEDTNLCAIHAKRVTIMPKDIQLARRIRGERA; this is encoded by the coding sequence ATGGCAAGAACAAAGCAAACTGCTCGCAAATCCACCGGAGGTAAAGCTCCAAGGAAGCAGCTCGCCACCAAGGCTGCGCGTAAAAGCGCACCAGCTACCGGTGGCGTGAAGAAGCCCCATCGTTACAGGCCCGGTACCGTGGCTCTGAGAGAGATCCGCCGTTACCAGAAGTCCACTGAGCTGCTAATCCGCAAGCTGCCTTTCCAGCGTCTGGTCAGAGAGATCGCTCAGGACTTCAAGACCGACCTGCGCTTCCAGAGCTCTGCCGTCATGGCTCTTCAGGAGGCCAGCGAGGCTTACCTGGTCGGTCTGTTCGAGGACACCAACCTGTGCGCCATCCACGCCAAGAGGGTCACCATCATGCCCAAAGACATCCAGCTGGCTCGTCGCATCCGTGGGGAGCGTGCTTAA
- the LOC116219274 gene encoding histone H2B 1/2-like codes for MVEPAKPAPKKGSKKAVTKAPGKGGKKRRKTRKESYAIYVYKVLKQVHPDTGISSKAMGIMNSFVNDIFERIAGESSRLAHYNKKSTITSREIQTAVRLLLPGELAKHAVSEGTKAVTKYTSSK; via the coding sequence ATGGTTGAGCCAGCAAAGCCAGCACCCAAGAAGGGATCCAAGAAAGCAGTGACAAAAGCTCCAGGAAAAGGAGGCAAGAAGCGCAGAAAGACCAGGAAGGAGAGCTATGCCATCTACGTGTACAAGGTGCTGAAGCAGGTCCACCCCGATACCGGTATCTCCTCTAAGGCGATGGGCATCATGAATTCTTTCGTGAATGACATCTTTGAGCGCATCGCTGGGGAGTCTTCCCGCCTGGCTCATTACAACAAGAAGTCCACCATCACCTCTAGGGAGATCCAGACCGCAGTGCGTCTTCTTCTGCCCGGCGAGCTGGCCAAGCACGCTGTGTCTGAGGGAACCAAGGCCGTCACCAAATACACCAGCTCCAAGTAG